CATGCCCTTGACAGAGTATGAGGCAAATATGACGTAGCATTGTGGAGTTGGACTCTTGGGGAACATGCTAGTCACAAAACTGATGAGATGTTAAAAGGTTTAGGAATTAAATATGACGATGAGATAACTCACAGCAAGGCCAATGATGCCAATGACGATCCCGGTTTTTATAGCCGCCATCAAGTGGGGCGACCCAAACACCAGGTCTGATGCAGACGGTGGATTCAACCCTTTCTTCAAGTGCCCAATCTGTAGagaaaaccattaaaattttccataaatattACTTATCTTGAAACCTCATCTCATCAAATCAGCCTGCAGAGATATTTCACTGCTTCCATATACAATTTTCTGTCGcaagatatttggaagtttGCCTCTAAGTGACTTTGtatctttctcttttgtttttttagtattaaatattgACATTATATGTtacccaaagaaaaaaaaaatcatatataagtAGGGAGAGAGAGAGACGGAGACTGACCACTTGAACGCCATGTTTTTCTGCATGCGTCAGATAAACGAGAAGGCTTCCCAAAATAACTGTGGTGAGCGGTGCCATGGCGTTTATCCAGAAGAAAGCCGCCTTTCTCTTGCTCTACAGGGATTGAAGAAATCCATCGGTTTTTAGATAATGGAGTCCAAAGAAGGGTAAAAAGATAATCAGAAGTCAGTTTAGCTTTGGAATTCGTAttatctcttcttcttctctttatcTCTTCTTGAGAGTATAATACATTTTACTATTGCATTTGActacttttataataatttttaaatatattgttatattgatatttataaataaataacatgagtaaatttaatttctaatatttatctattttgttacttccatttcaattcttttttattattattttagcctttaattttaaactttacaagaaaaaattaccgcactattaaatttttaatggtatTGACTTAACAACTTTTCATGTGTTAACACgcatgaataaattttattacatgtgtgaataaattttaaattttatgaataattttaaaattgtgttaaaatttttaattattattattatttttaaattttatgaagtTGATATGAACTATCACAAGAGTTATCACGTTAATGCCTTTAAATTTTCatgatcaatttattttaatgtaatttgattaaatttagaaaattaaaatgataaaaaattgatgcaaatgaccaaaaaaaaagagtttgaaTATATAGAATAACAAATCCTATTCTAGTGGAAACGTATATCCACAAATATTGCTCATTATGAATGTCTTCTATTTGTAGAATTGCATCAAAAGCATGGGTAAGAATACATAGCAGTTGCATATAGATGAATTCCGGTGAATGTTCatgaatttaattaagttaaatggtGGGTCTTTTCTCAAAAGCTTTATGTAGACAGTCTGTATACATTAGCACCAATCACCAGGCAATTTATATTAGTTTTGAAAGCTTGTCAAtggaaaaataagaagaagcaAAAGAGGGTATTCAAAGATGCACTCACAAAGTATCTTGTGAggagaaggaagaaaagaaaacaacatcCCAGAACAGCACTCTCCCATCTCCACTGCAAGTTTAAACCACCGCAATATAGTTAACTATTTtccaatttcttaatttatactaatataacaattttaacccccaaaaaaactataaacaataattaatgtTAGAAATAGTTAAGAAAAagattgtaaattaaattaaacctgATGAATTTGGCTGAAAACTGAGCGCATAACAGATACAAGATCAGTCTCATGAGTAAAATGAACTAAACCAAGAATCCCTTTCAATTGTTGAAAACACACAATCGTGGCTGCTCCACCCATAAATCCCACTATGGTTGCATGTGACAGAAAATCCACGATAAATCCAAGTCTacaaatatttaacaaacacaatttaatatttaaacggATCCTGTTAATCGTTGCTATAGATGTCaattaagaattaattattttataataatataatagataaatatcaaaattatacatccTCTTTAATTCAATGtggtatataaattttaatttaattttatttttacaatatttttaaactagcataattttatattttatgtatataaactattatattaattcaatatattttggaaagcaaattaagtaattatttgaaagtttcttCAGTCTTTGTTTTGCATCTAACAGTTTAATTAAGGCCCTAATTAATAGTAATAGCGACATTAATTAAAGCTAAAGCAAATAGTAATTAAAGTAATATCTTGATTATACCTTAAGATGCCAAGGGAAGCTTGGAACACTCCAGCAAAGAAAGTAGCCGTGAAGACTAACTGAACATATTGCTTGGGGTTCTCAGTAGGGCTAACCTCCTTGCCAAGCATTGAAGATATTAGAAGTGATGCGACAGCTACAGTCCCCACTGCCAAATCTCTGGAGCTCCCCAACATGGCATATAGCAGCGGCGGAACAAAGCTTGAATCTGCATTCCAATGGAGTTCATGATTTcaagtttcaaaaattttcgcaAACTCAATGGTTTATTCATTAACAAAGAATAAGAGGGAtcgaaaaagaaataaataagttaCAAAGTCCAAGAATTGGTGGAATGCTAGCCAAACTTGCATAGCTTATCCCTTGAGGAACGGCAAGGCTGGCAACGGTGATACCGGCAATCAAATCAGCCTTAAAGAAGTCGAAAGTGTAACGAGGAGCCCATTCAATAATTGGTACAAAATATTGTAATCCGAGCAAGAACTTGTTGGAAATAGGCTGATTCTTGAACTGCCTAAAAGGGTCATCAGGAAAGAAAGTCTCCTTGAGTCTTGCTTGTAAAGACTTGAGAAATGGTTTCGAAGGAGGAACCGGTACCCGGCGCTGGCTCTCATACTCTCCGGTACTTCCCATTATCAAGCAAACCAAGTCGGTTTTGCTGCAGATTAAATAAGAGCTGCAAAACAAGTCACACACTTGTGTTTGTTTTGTCGTGGTGAAGGCTATCGAGGGGGCAGCCTTTTATAAGGTGGTGGAGAGACTTATAACACTTACAAGTGATTTAAAGGACCCACACTCAACTAACACGTGGCATATTATTTCATCTTCTGGAACACAGATAATCATATAGTGAATCTTTTCTGACTAAAATTCATATGGTGGATCTTGATTATTACCTATGACGGTAAGAATATCCAAATCCGAATCccgttataatttttta
This genomic window from Gossypium raimondii isolate GPD5lz chromosome 10, ASM2569854v1, whole genome shotgun sequence contains:
- the LOC105778584 gene encoding sulfate transporter 3.1, producing the protein MGSTGEYESQRRVPVPPSKPFLKSLQARLKETFFPDDPFRQFKNQPISNKFLLGLQYFVPIIEWAPRYTFDFFKADLIAGITVASLAVPQGISYASLASIPPILGLYSSFVPPLLYAMLGSSRDLAVGTVAVASLLISSMLGKEVSPTENPKQYVQLVFTATFFAGVFQASLGILRLGFIVDFLSHATIVGFMGGAATIVCFQQLKGILGLVHFTHETDLVSVMRSVFSQIHQWRWESAVLGCCFLFFLLLTRYFSKRKAAFFWINAMAPLTTVILGSLLVYLTHAEKHGVQVIGHLKKGLNPPSASDLVFGSPHLMAAIKTGIVIGIIGLAEGIAVGRTFAMFKNYHIDGNKEMIAFGMMNIAGSCTSCYLTAGPFSRTAVNFNAGSRSAVSNIVMATAVMFTLLFLTPLFHYTPLVVLSSIIIAAMLGLLDYEAAIHLWKIDKFDFFICLGAYLGVVLGSVEIGLIISITVSLLRIILFVARPRTMVLGNIPNSGIYRSMDQYQIANSVPGILILQIDAPVFFANASYLRERISRWIYEEEDRLKSAGEASLHYVILDFCAVGSIDTSGISMLEELMKNVHRKGLQLVLANPQSEVMKKLDKSKLIHKIGQGWIFLTVGEAVSACNFMLHTCKSIHVAVDQNAEENKV